The sequence below is a genomic window from Bactrocera dorsalis isolate Fly_Bdor unplaced genomic scaffold, ASM2337382v1 BdCtg078, whole genome shotgun sequence.
GTTACATTTACGCCACCAACTGCTACCTTTGCCATCTTAAatcaatacaaattatatatattcacatatctaagtattatatacataccaaTGGTACACCTTTACCAGCTGAATTGGCATAAGCTAGCGCATTCATAGCACCAGTTGCTCCCAGACCAGCGACGCCGCCGGCTACTCCTAACCACTTACTTCTAGCTTCCCGATCGGCAAGTGATGTGGACTGACCATGCTTATGGCGATCTTTTAAAAACGTTGCCGACCGCACGGCTGTATAAGCACTCGTTGCTAATGAGACTGCTGTTGCAGCTAACATGACAGGTGCCGCTACCGGCATGACCATTGAGAGAGCAAGGGGGGCTGTTCCTGATATTATTCCACCCACACCTATTGCTGTCTCAAGCTTCCTCATAGAAGATGAATTAGGTGTTGGGCATATTTCTAGGTCGACCTATAGTTGAAAAAGATCGGTTTTCATtccattttttcagttttcaataattaatcTTTCATACAGACATAAGATGCATGTTGTGGTATATATAATTACCTCatcattttcatttaaagtaTAAACTCCATTTGATGGGGCTATCATGGTTCCACTAggaagtatattattttttaaatactgcTGCCAATTCTGATAGATTCTAGAGTGTTCATCAATAAATATCATACAACAACCAGAACTATtatttaaagctaaaataaaatcatCCTCATATTATTTCCAAttcaaacatataatttaatttactacTTACATAAGCATTTGCGAGTTCGTACGACGGGATGAAAGGAAAAGTTGGTCGAGTGTTTAGCAACTTCGTGGTCTCTCTCTTCAGTAACCATTACATAAATAATAGATGAGAGCAGGACACGATTAGTATGCTTACCTAAAGATGGCAAAGGATGAAACAAACTTTACCAAAACCAGCATAAcaactaaatttttcaaaaacaaaataatgcataaaaataaatataattacgTTGTGaccaaacattttgaaatagATTATTGCGCgctttttgtatttcattttgaCGTTGATCATCATCAGGTAAAATGCTTTTGATCTTCTCCTTTAAAATTTCTGATTGTTCACTAGATaggctaaaaaaattaatttttgaaaattaatcagGTAAATGTATCAAAGCATGTCGTACTTACGAATCCCAAACAATTTCCATACCATGACCACTATTTCGAGCCAAGTCATTTTGTACCTCAAATATCGTGCGATGTATCATTTTTAGTAAAGTATaatagtataagtatatatttcatatattgcaattaattcgcacaaaacataagccacaaaacagtaaaaaaagaCAATTCACAAAACATAAAGTAAATAACTCTCGATCTCTATAGTAACCAAGCAGTTATTGCAATGACAACACGAATCCTTTATATAATTCGTCAAATTTACACATacattctttataaattttcttaacgATCCGTTAATcgtgaatatataaaaaaaaatgctcaaCTTGagaatattgaaagaaaaatatttgtatttcccCTTCAAATAGAGATTATAGATCAAACTAATTAGGGTTGCATTCGAAAAGATCACAAATTGGGCAGAACTATCGATATAATGTTTTTCGATCACAACTAcatctttattattttattattggttCTCTCTGACAGAAATTGAGTCTCTGAATGTTTTGTTGACTCACATGTCTAGGGAAATTAAACCCTCCAAGTCAATTATAGTTTAAATCCCAGGCGATCTACTTGACAACGATTCCAGAGGTTTACGTTAAAGATTGTACGGATTTCCTAAGACGGAATTTAAAAATCTAACCGAAActcttgtatatataaaatctttttctacacatacattacatacattAATAGGTGGATAGCGttataaaaagtagtaaaataaatttaagatatGATTATCaactatataaatttttgtatgaagaaataagaaaaatttatcaCACATCATAGAAAGAGTTCtatatcaaattaataattcaatcatataataaaattatttcttacaAACAGAGCACGTGTGTGTGAATCggcattattttgaatttttttttcaggttGCAAGCAATAAATCCAATGAGCAACATTAAAAGACACTGTGTCGATAGTTAGCAACAAATGTTTCTGCGTATAGGCCCAGTCTTATAACACTGATTTTGGTTATCAGCTGTCTTTTGGCCGGTCTCTTATCATAGTTAAGCATTGCAAAAGAAATGCTGCTTCAGCGGGgtattttaacaaaatgggCTATAAAAGCCCCAATCAAAAGCATTCTTGAAAGGGTTCAATTACGCCTTATAAGCCAGAATGCCGAGGATAACAATCCCAATACAATTCCGAAAACATCCACAAAAGATTCGCCACCATCAAATTTACAAAAGAGATCACAAATGCATTTGGTAAATGCTTTGGAAAATGATGTAAACGAACGGCGTGCGATTGACCCAAAAGAAACGTCTATTATATTATTTCCTGGACAGGGAGCACAATACGTTGGTATGGCGGCGCAACTGATGCGATTTCCCTCAGCGCGATCTATATTCGAATTAGCAAATGAAGTATTGGGTTACGATTTGCTCAAAGTGTGCCTTGAAGGTCCACGCGA
It includes:
- the LOC105224783 gene encoding uncharacterized protein LOC105224783 isoform X1; translation: MIHRTIFEVQNDLARNSGHGMEIVWDSLSSEQSEILKEKIKSILPDDDQRQNEIQKARNNLFQNVWSQRKHTNRVLLSSIIYVMVTEERDHEVAKHSTNFSFHPVVRTRKCLSLNNSSGCCMIFIDEHSRIYQNWQQYLKNNILPSGTMIAPSNGVYTLNENDEVDLEICPTPNSSSMRKLETAIGVGGIISGTAPLALSMVMPVAAPVMLAATAVSLATSAYTAVRSATFLKDRHKHGQSTSLADREARSKWLGVAGGVAGLGATGAMNALAYANSAGKGVPLMAKVAVGGVNVTSLVLSGSDIVNTVYDLYLQSYDDGPSSLDILQLASSLLVFTHSINNLALVTKIPTRGGSASLRRAIRKQTRNSFDKISSECMRVGENFNKMDLIRVVNNIPSKEAFIQQIGTLLAQATAGTVVGNAISELPLLISYTLDGELNPIQLLAAAGFKFVRNILNSNSFIDLLDTMANFMCERSFYLLMNLTRTFMDEFGDTINDVLRTFIPTEKVLYEMFMLCVTKYSNLTYDFLENKQVEILSELEKYFYSLNPIDDYNKSISCKICKGYYYECAL
- the LOC105224783 gene encoding uncharacterized protein LOC105224783 isoform X2 — encoded protein: MIHRTIFEVQNDLARNSGHGMEIVWDSLSSEQSEILKEKIKSILPDDDQRQNEIQKARNNLFQNVWSQRKHTNRVLLSSIIYVMVTEERDHEVAKHSTNFSFHPVVRTRKCLSLNNSSGCCMIFIDEHSRIYQNWQQYLKNNILPSGTMIAPSNGVYTLNENDEVDLEICPTPNSSSMRKLETAIGVGGIISGTAPLALSMVMPVAAPVMLAATAVSLATSAYTAVRSATFLKDRHKHGQSTSLADREARSKWLGVAGGVAGLGATGAMNALAYANSAGKGVPLMAKVAVGGVNVTSLVLSGSDIVNTVYDLYLSYDDGPSSLDILQLASSLLVFTHSINNLALVTKIPTRGGSASLRRAIRKQTRNSFDKISSECMRVGENFNKMDLIRVVNNIPSKEAFIQQIGTLLAQATAGTVVGNAISELPLLISYTLDGELNPIQLLAAAGFKFVRNILNSNSFIDLLDTMANFMCERSFYLLMNLTRTFMDEFGDTINDVLRTFIPTEKVLYEMFMLCVTKYSNLTYDFLENKQVEILSELEKYFYSLNPIDDYNKSISCKICKGYYYECAL